From Bradyrhizobium sp. NDS-1, the proteins below share one genomic window:
- the nuoG gene encoding NADH-quinone oxidoreductase subunit NuoG encodes MTKLIIDGKEIDVPAEYTLLQACEAAGAEIPRFCYHERLSIAGNCRMCLVEVKGGPKPVASCAWGVRDCRPGPKGEPPEISTRSPMVKKAREGVMEFLLINHPLDCPICDQGGECDLQDQAMGYGVDTSRFAENKRAVEDKYLGALVKTSMNRCIQCTRCVRFSAEVAGAPEMGATGRGEDMEITTYLEHALTSELQGNLVDICPVGALTSKPYAFAARPWELGKTQSIDVMDGVGSAIRVDTRGREVMRILPRINEAVNEEWISDKTRHVVDGLRTQRLDRPYIREAGKLRAASWSEAFAAIAAKAARTDGKRIGAIAGDLAGVEEMFALKDLLAKYGSANLAVQGGDAFDPALGRGSYIFNPTLAGVEQADALLIIGANPRKEAAVFNARIRKRWRAGGFKVGVIGAKPDLTYDYDHLGAGTETLGELAAGRHSFMDVLKNAKNPIILVGGGAASRHDGAAVLAAAAKLALDVGAVKDGWNGFGVLHETASRVGALDIGFSATGGGLNAAQMTTFGTLDLLFLLGADEINAPDGTFVVYIGTHGDRGAHRADVILPAAAYTEKSAIYVNTEGRVQMTGRAAFPPGEAREDWAIIRALSEALGKKLGYDSLAALRQAVFKAVPHLIRLDQIEAGSADQIKKLAGKGGSPEKAPFKPLVEDFYLTNPIARASAVMAECSRLASGHMLTAAE; translated from the coding sequence ATGACCAAGCTCATCATCGACGGCAAAGAGATCGATGTCCCCGCCGAGTACACGCTGTTGCAGGCGTGCGAAGCGGCCGGCGCCGAGATTCCGCGCTTCTGCTATCACGAGCGGCTGTCGATCGCCGGCAATTGCCGGATGTGCCTCGTCGAGGTGAAGGGCGGCCCGAAGCCGGTCGCGAGCTGCGCCTGGGGCGTGCGCGATTGCCGTCCGGGTCCCAAGGGCGAACCGCCGGAAATCTCGACACGATCGCCGATGGTGAAGAAGGCGCGCGAAGGCGTGATGGAATTCCTTCTGATCAACCATCCCCTGGACTGCCCGATCTGCGACCAGGGCGGCGAGTGCGACCTGCAGGACCAGGCGATGGGCTACGGTGTCGACACCAGCCGTTTCGCCGAGAACAAGCGCGCGGTGGAGGACAAATATCTCGGCGCGCTGGTCAAGACCTCGATGAACCGCTGCATCCAGTGCACGCGCTGTGTCCGCTTCTCGGCGGAAGTGGCGGGCGCCCCTGAGATGGGTGCGACCGGTCGCGGCGAGGACATGGAGATCACGACCTATCTCGAGCACGCGCTGACGTCTGAATTGCAGGGCAATCTCGTCGACATCTGCCCGGTCGGCGCGTTGACCTCGAAGCCTTATGCCTTTGCGGCGCGCCCGTGGGAGCTCGGCAAGACCCAGTCGATCGACGTCATGGACGGCGTTGGATCTGCGATCCGCGTCGACACCCGCGGCCGCGAGGTGATGCGCATTCTGCCGCGCATCAACGAGGCGGTGAACGAGGAGTGGATCTCCGACAAGACCCGCCACGTCGTCGACGGCCTGCGCACCCAGCGCCTCGACCGGCCCTATATCCGGGAGGCCGGCAAGCTGCGCGCGGCGAGCTGGAGCGAGGCCTTTGCTGCGATCGCGGCCAAGGCGGCGCGCACCGACGGCAAGCGCATCGGCGCGATCGCGGGCGATCTCGCCGGCGTCGAGGAGATGTTCGCGCTGAAGGACCTGCTCGCCAAATACGGCTCGGCCAATCTGGCGGTGCAGGGCGGCGACGCCTTCGATCCCGCGCTCGGCCGCGGCTCCTACATTTTCAACCCGACGCTGGCAGGCGTGGAGCAGGCGGATGCGCTGCTCATCATCGGTGCCAATCCGCGGAAGGAGGCGGCCGTGTTCAACGCCCGCATCCGCAAGCGCTGGCGCGCCGGCGGTTTCAAGGTCGGCGTGATCGGCGCCAAGCCAGATCTGACCTACGACTACGATCACCTCGGTGCGGGCACCGAGACGCTCGGTGAGCTGGCGGCCGGCAGGCACTCCTTCATGGACGTGCTGAAGAACGCCAAGAACCCCATCATCCTGGTCGGCGGGGGCGCGGCCTCGCGCCACGACGGCGCGGCCGTTCTCGCGGCCGCTGCCAAGCTCGCGCTCGACGTCGGGGCGGTCAAGGACGGCTGGAACGGCTTTGGCGTGCTGCACGAGACCGCCTCGCGCGTCGGCGCGCTCGATATCGGCTTCTCCGCAACCGGCGGCGGGCTGAACGCTGCGCAGATGACCACGTTCGGCACGCTGGACTTGCTGTTCCTGCTCGGCGCCGACGAGATCAACGCGCCTGACGGCACCTTCGTCGTCTATATCGGCACCCATGGCGACCGCGGCGCACACCGCGCCGACGTCATCCTGCCTGCGGCGGCCTATACCGAGAAGTCGGCGATCTACGTCAACACCGAAGGCCGCGTGCAGATGACCGGCCGCGCCGCGTTCCCGCCGGGAGAGGCCCGCGAGGACTGGGCGATCATTCGCGCGCTGTCGGAAGCGCTCGGCAAGAAGCTGGGCTACGACTCGCTTGCGGCCCTGCGTCAGGCGGTGTTCAAGGCGGTGCCGCACCTGATCCGTCTCGATCAGATCGAGGCCGGCTCGGCCGACCAGATCAAGAAGCTGGCAGGGAAGGGCGGCTCGCCGGAAAAGGCGCCGTTCAAGCCGCTGGTCGAGGACTTCTACCTGACCAACCCAATCGCGCGTGCCTCCGCCGTGATGGCGGAATGCTCGCGCCTCGCCTCCGGGCATATGCTGACCGCAGCGGAGTGA
- the nuoI gene encoding NADH-quinone oxidoreductase subunit NuoI, whose protein sequence is MNINATARSLLLSEFVSAFFLAMRYFFQPKPTLNYPFEKGPISPRFRGEHALRRYPNGEERCIACKLCEAVCPAQAITIEAGPRRNDGTRRTVRYDIDMVKCIYCGLCQEACPVDAIVEGPNFEFATETREELFYDKAKLLANGDRWEREIAKAIELDAPYR, encoded by the coding sequence ATCAACATCAACGCCACTGCTCGCTCGCTTCTGCTGTCGGAATTCGTCTCGGCGTTCTTCCTCGCCATGCGCTATTTCTTCCAGCCGAAGCCGACGCTGAACTATCCGTTCGAGAAGGGCCCGATCTCGCCGCGCTTCCGCGGCGAGCATGCGCTGCGCCGCTATCCGAACGGCGAGGAACGCTGCATCGCCTGCAAGCTCTGCGAAGCGGTCTGCCCGGCGCAGGCCATCACCATCGAGGCCGGCCCGCGCCGCAACGACGGCACTCGCCGCACCGTGCGCTACGACATCGACATGGTGAAGTGCATCTATTGCGGCCTCTGCCAGGAGGCCTGTCCGGTCGACGCCATCGTCGAAGGTCCGAACTTCGAGTTCGCGACCGAGACCCGCGAGGAACTGTTCTATGACAAGGCCAAGCTGCTCGCCAACGGCGATCGCTGGGAACGCGAGATCGCGAAAGCGATCGAGCTCGACGCGCCGTACCGGTGA
- a CDS encoding NADH-quinone oxidoreductase subunit J: MILPALFFYLFAGVCVASAVMVIVSRNPVHSVLYLILAFVNASGLFVLMGAEFLGMMLIVVYVGAVAVLFLFVIMMLDVDFLELREGFIEYLPVGLVIGGIFLFELLLTVGFWVINPGVAKTITAAIPANVSNTEALGLVLYTKYIHYFQLSGMVLLVAMIGAIVLTLRHKASVKRQDINVQNARTPEMAMAMRKVAPGQGLSDADAAEWVK; this comes from the coding sequence ATGATCCTTCCCGCGCTCTTCTTCTATCTCTTCGCCGGCGTCTGTGTCGCCTCGGCGGTGATGGTGATTGTCTCGCGCAATCCCGTGCACTCCGTGCTGTACCTGATCCTGGCCTTCGTCAACGCATCCGGCCTGTTCGTGCTGATGGGCGCCGAATTCCTCGGCATGATGCTGATCGTCGTCTATGTCGGCGCGGTCGCTGTGCTGTTCCTGTTCGTGATCATGATGCTCGACGTCGATTTCCTCGAGCTGCGCGAGGGCTTCATCGAGTATCTGCCGGTTGGCCTCGTGATCGGCGGCATCTTCCTGTTCGAGCTGCTGCTCACCGTCGGCTTCTGGGTCATCAACCCCGGCGTCGCCAAGACGATCACGGCGGCGATCCCGGCGAACGTCTCCAATACCGAGGCGCTCGGGCTCGTGCTCTATACGAAGTACATCCACTACTTCCAGCTCTCTGGCATGGTGCTGCTGGTCGCCATGATCGGCGCCATCGTGCTGACGCTGCGCCACAAGGCGAGCGTCAAGCGGCAGGACATCAACGTTCAGAACGCGCGCACGCCCGAGATGGCGATGGCGATGCGCAAGGTGGCGCCGGGGCAGGGGCTCTCGGACGCCGATGCGGCGGAGTGGGTGAAATGA
- the nuoK gene encoding NADH-quinone oxidoreductase subunit NuoK: MTIGLGHYLAVGAILFTLGILGIFLNRKNIIVILMSIELILLAVNINLVAFSTFLGDIVGQVFALLVLTVAAAEAAIGLAILVVYFRNRGSIAVEDVNLMKG, encoded by the coding sequence ATGACGATCGGGCTCGGGCACTATCTGGCGGTCGGCGCGATCCTGTTCACGCTGGGGATCCTCGGCATCTTCCTGAACCGCAAGAACATCATCGTCATCCTGATGTCGATCGAGCTTATCCTGCTCGCGGTCAACATCAACCTCGTGGCGTTCTCGACCTTCCTCGGCGACATCGTCGGCCAGGTCTTCGCGCTTTTGGTGCTGACCGTCGCAGCCGCTGAAGCCGCGATCGGTCTCGCCATCCTGGTGGTCTATTTCCGCAACCGCGGCTCGATCGCGGTTGAGGACGTCAATCTGATGAAGGGCTGA
- the nuoL gene encoding NADH-quinone oxidoreductase subunit L: MVQAIVFLPLLGAVLAGLIALFGAHARNPSGDELDHHGDHGHGDAHASAAHDSHGHDDHGHDDHGHGPTEPAAAGSRGAELITTALLFVSAALSWMTLVDVGFMHHDYRIQMLPWIFSGDLQVWWTLRVDTLTAVMLVVVTTVSSLVHLYSIGYMDEDPNRPRFFGYLSLFTFAMLMLVTADNLVQLFFGWEGVGLASYLLIGFWYQKPSANAAAIKAFVVNRVGDFGFALGIFAVFMLAGSTDFETIFHAAPGLTGKTINFLGWHADALTLTCLLLFMGAMGKSAQFLLHTWLPDAMEGPTPVSALIHAATMVTAGVFMVARLSPLFELAPNAQAVVMFFGATTAFFAATIGLVQNDIKRIVAYSTCSQLGYMFVAMGAGAYSVGMFHLFTHAFFKALLFLGSGSVIYAMHHEQDIRNMGGLWKKIPYTYAVMVVGTLALTGFPLTAGYFSKDAIIEAAYASHNPFGVYGFLMTVVAAGLTSFYSWRLIFKTFHGEPHDEHHYEAAHEAPIWMLIPIGVLAVGSFVAGLPFKELFAGHGIEEFFRESVKMNPHIIEEMHHIPQAIALLPTVMMVLGFLVSYLFYIRRPYLPVELANTQPMLYQFLLNKWYFDELYDIIFVRPAKWIGYQLWKKGDGFIIDGLGPDGVSARVLDVTRNVVKIQTGYLYHYAFAMLIGAAGLITWFMFGFGGQ, translated from the coding sequence ATGGTTCAGGCAATTGTCTTTCTGCCTCTGCTGGGCGCCGTTCTGGCCGGCCTGATCGCGCTATTCGGCGCGCATGCCCGCAACCCCTCGGGCGACGAGCTCGATCATCACGGCGACCATGGCCATGGCGATGCCCACGCGTCGGCGGCCCACGACTCTCATGGGCATGACGACCATGGCCACGACGATCACGGCCATGGCCCGACCGAGCCCGCCGCGGCGGGCTCGCGCGGCGCCGAGCTGATCACGACGGCTTTGCTGTTCGTCTCGGCGGCGCTGTCCTGGATGACGCTGGTCGATGTCGGCTTCATGCACCACGACTACAGGATCCAGATGCTGCCCTGGATCTTCTCGGGCGACCTCCAGGTCTGGTGGACGCTGCGCGTCGACACGCTCACGGCCGTGATGCTGGTGGTGGTGACCACCGTCTCCTCGCTCGTGCACCTCTATTCCATCGGCTACATGGACGAGGATCCGAACCGGCCGCGCTTCTTCGGCTATCTCTCGCTGTTCACCTTCGCCATGCTGATGCTGGTGACGGCGGACAACCTCGTGCAGTTGTTCTTCGGCTGGGAAGGTGTGGGTCTGGCCAGCTATCTGCTGATCGGATTCTGGTACCAGAAGCCGTCGGCGAACGCCGCCGCAATCAAGGCCTTCGTCGTCAACCGTGTCGGCGACTTCGGTTTCGCGCTCGGCATCTTCGCGGTCTTCATGCTGGCCGGCTCGACCGATTTCGAGACCATCTTCCATGCCGCGCCTGGCCTAACCGGCAAGACCATCAACTTCCTCGGCTGGCATGCCGACGCGCTGACGCTGACCTGTCTCCTCCTGTTCATGGGTGCGATGGGCAAGTCGGCACAGTTCCTGCTGCACACCTGGTTGCCGGACGCGATGGAAGGCCCGACCCCGGTCTCCGCGCTGATCCACGCCGCGACCATGGTCACCGCCGGCGTGTTCATGGTGGCGCGCCTGTCGCCGCTGTTCGAACTCGCCCCGAACGCGCAGGCCGTCGTGATGTTCTTCGGCGCCACCACGGCGTTCTTCGCCGCGACCATCGGCCTCGTCCAGAACGACATCAAGCGCATCGTCGCCTATTCGACCTGCTCGCAGCTCGGCTACATGTTCGTGGCGATGGGAGCAGGGGCCTACTCGGTCGGCATGTTCCATCTGTTCACGCACGCCTTCTTCAAGGCGCTGCTGTTCCTGGGTTCCGGCTCGGTGATCTACGCGATGCACCACGAGCAGGACATCCGCAACATGGGCGGCCTCTGGAAGAAGATCCCCTACACCTATGCGGTGATGGTGGTCGGCACGCTGGCGCTGACCGGCTTCCCGCTTACCGCGGGCTATTTCTCCAAGGACGCGATCATCGAAGCGGCCTACGCCTCGCATAATCCGTTCGGAGTGTACGGCTTCCTGATGACGGTCGTCGCGGCCGGCCTGACCTCGTTCTACTCCTGGCGCCTGATCTTCAAGACCTTCCACGGAGAGCCGCATGACGAGCATCACTATGAGGCCGCGCATGAGGCTCCGATCTGGATGCTGATCCCGATCGGCGTGCTCGCGGTCGGCTCGTTCGTCGCGGGCCTGCCGTTCAAGGAGCTGTTCGCCGGTCACGGCATCGAGGAGTTCTTCCGCGAGTCCGTGAAGATGAATCCGCACATCATCGAGGAGATGCACCACATCCCGCAGGCCATCGCGTTGCTGCCGACCGTGATGATGGTGCTGGGCTTCCTGGTGTCGTACTTGTTCTATATCCGCCGGCCCTACCTGCCGGTCGAGCTCGCGAACACGCAGCCGATGCTGTACCAGTTCCTGCTCAACAAATGGTACTTCGACGAGCTCTACGACATCATCTTCGTCCGTCCGGCGAAGTGGATCGGTTACCAGCTCTGGAAGAAGGGCGACGGCTTCATCATCGACGGCCTCGGTCCCGACGGCGTTTCGGCCCGGGTCCTGGACGTCACCCGCAACGTCGTGAAGATCCAGACCGGCTATCTCTATCACTACGCGTTCGCCATGCTGATCGGCGCCGCCGGCCTGATCACCTGGTTCATGTTCGGCTTTGGAGGCCAGTAA
- the nuoH gene encoding NADH-quinone oxidoreductase subunit NuoH, translated as MEFFESAFWTGFLWPLIIMVAQSVLVLVVLLVAIAYILLADRKIWAAVQIRRGPNVVGPWGLLQSFADLLKFVLKEPIIPAGANKGVFLLAPLVSCVLALAAWAVIPTNLGWVIADINVGVLFIFAISSLSIYGIIMAGWSSNSKYPFLAALRSAAQMVSYEVSIGFVIITVLLCAGTLNLSAVVEAQHARGLASLIGLPQLTILNWYVWPLFPMFVVFYVSALAETNRPPFDLVEAESELVAGFMVEYGSTPYLLFMLGEYVAIVTMCALATILFLGGWLPPVDLPPFNWVPGIIWFSLKLFFMFFLFAMAKAIVPRYRYDQLMRLGWKVFLPLSLVMVIVVAGVLHFAGIAPK; from the coding sequence ATGGAATTTTTCGAAAGCGCATTCTGGACCGGGTTCCTCTGGCCGCTGATCATCATGGTCGCGCAGAGCGTCCTCGTGCTCGTCGTCCTCCTGGTCGCGATCGCCTACATCCTGCTCGCCGACCGCAAGATCTGGGCGGCGGTGCAGATCCGGCGCGGCCCGAACGTGGTCGGCCCCTGGGGGCTGCTGCAATCCTTCGCGGACCTGCTCAAGTTCGTGCTGAAGGAGCCGATCATCCCGGCCGGCGCCAACAAGGGCGTGTTCCTGCTGGCCCCGCTGGTGTCGTGCGTGCTGGCGCTCGCGGCCTGGGCGGTGATCCCGACCAATCTCGGCTGGGTGATCGCCGACATCAATGTCGGCGTTCTCTTCATCTTCGCGATCTCGTCGCTGTCGATCTACGGCATCATCATGGCCGGCTGGTCGTCGAACTCGAAATACCCGTTCCTCGCCGCGCTGCGCTCGGCGGCGCAGATGGTGTCCTATGAAGTCTCGATCGGCTTCGTCATCATCACCGTGCTGCTCTGTGCCGGCACGCTGAATCTCTCGGCCGTGGTCGAAGCCCAGCACGCGCGCGGCCTTGCCAGCCTGATCGGGCTGCCGCAGCTGACCATCCTGAACTGGTATGTCTGGCCGCTGTTCCCGATGTTCGTGGTGTTCTACGTCTCGGCGCTGGCGGAAACCAACCGCCCTCCGTTCGACCTCGTGGAAGCTGAATCCGAGCTCGTCGCCGGCTTCATGGTCGAGTACGGCTCGACGCCGTACCTCCTGTTCATGCTCGGCGAGTATGTCGCGATCGTCACGATGTGCGCGCTGGCGACGATCCTGTTCCTCGGAGGCTGGCTGCCGCCGGTCGACCTGCCGCCCTTCAACTGGGTGCCGGGGATCATCTGGTTCTCGCTGAAACTGTTCTTCATGTTCTTCCTGTTCGCGATGGCAAAGGCGATCGTGCCGCGCTACCGCTACGATCAACTGATGCGCCTCGGCTGGAAGGTGTTCCTGCCGCTGTCGCTGGTGATGGTGATCGTGGTGGCCGGCGTGCTGCATTTCGCCGGCATCGCGCCGAAGTGA